Proteins encoded in a region of the Leifsonia sp. PS1209 genome:
- a CDS encoding GntR family transcriptional regulator, with protein sequence MTIDEVSTFPTGMPALTADRRLLRNDVFEVLLTRILNGGFVPGERLKDAELTSWLRVSRTPVREALSRLVTLGLVKTAPNRFTCVAPLVDAEIADAIMVLRRLYPDAIAEALRLRTDGDELELRLVAGRLERDEGVSPIETFQRVLLIALASIDNQVLAEAIETVHLRVLRYLYLTPDAQHILCRERVLDFARAVASGDDAAVRTVETVLDDVAAVIGDVTPAASPGAAAAAAAVAPVGAVVRGVTPMAAAG encoded by the coding sequence ATGACAATTGACGAGGTCTCGACTTTCCCGACCGGTATGCCGGCGCTCACGGCCGACCGCAGGCTGTTGCGCAACGATGTCTTCGAGGTGCTGCTCACGCGCATCCTGAACGGCGGCTTCGTTCCGGGCGAACGACTCAAAGACGCCGAGCTCACCTCCTGGCTGCGTGTCTCCCGCACCCCGGTCCGCGAGGCGCTCAGCCGTCTGGTCACGCTGGGACTGGTCAAGACGGCGCCCAACCGCTTCACCTGTGTCGCTCCGCTGGTCGATGCCGAGATCGCCGACGCCATCATGGTGCTGAGGAGGCTCTATCCGGATGCGATCGCCGAGGCCCTGAGACTGCGCACGGACGGCGACGAGCTGGAGCTGCGCCTGGTGGCCGGGCGGTTGGAGCGCGACGAGGGTGTCTCGCCGATCGAGACGTTCCAGCGCGTGCTGCTGATCGCGCTGGCGTCGATCGACAATCAGGTGCTGGCCGAGGCCATCGAGACGGTGCACCTCCGCGTGCTGCGCTACCTCTACCTCACCCCGGACGCGCAGCACATCCTCTGCCGCGAGCGGGTGCTCGACTTCGCGCGTGCCGTGGCGTCGGGCGACGATGCCGCCGTGCGCACGGTGGAGACGGTGCTCGACGACGTGGCCGCGGTGATCGGTGACGTGACGCCCGCGGCTTCCCCGGGGGCCGCTGCCGCCGCCGCCGCGGTCGCCCCGGTCGGAGCCGTGGTCAGGGGTGTCACTCCGATGGCTGCCGCGGGCTGA
- a CDS encoding DUF6328 family protein has protein sequence MSEPDDVDPADGRTESAPQRADRNWVEILQELRVTQTGTQIISGFLLTIVFQQRFSELDGFQVSFYLVLVVLSAACTALGLAPVALHRQLFRHHEKVQTVAIANRLLRTTLALVALLTSGVVFFVFDVTVGPTAGIVAGGVVLAVLVVLLYVFPRAVLRRVSPRQPSE, from the coding sequence ATGAGCGAACCCGACGACGTCGACCCGGCCGACGGCAGAACCGAGAGCGCACCCCAGCGTGCAGACCGCAACTGGGTGGAGATCCTGCAGGAGCTCCGCGTGACGCAGACCGGCACGCAGATCATCAGCGGCTTCCTGCTGACGATCGTGTTCCAACAGCGTTTCAGCGAACTCGACGGCTTTCAGGTGAGCTTCTACCTGGTGCTCGTGGTGCTCTCCGCGGCCTGCACAGCGCTCGGCCTGGCGCCGGTCGCGCTGCACCGCCAGCTGTTCCGCCACCACGAGAAGGTGCAGACCGTCGCGATCGCGAACCGGCTGCTGCGGACGACCCTCGCCCTGGTGGCGCTGCTCACGAGCGGTGTGGTGTTCTTCGTGTTCGACGTGACGGTCGGCCCGACGGCCGGGATCGTGGCGGGCGGCGTCGTGCTCGCCGTGCTCGTCGTGCTGCTCTACGTGTTCCCGCGGGCCGTGCTCCGCCGGGTCAGCCCGCGGCAGCCATCGGAGTGA
- a CDS encoding AzlD domain-containing protein, translated as MTTWNIILLASIAVLTLKAVGWLVPPKALDHPTVARASDLLTAALLAALICVQTFGAGQALQLDARLPAVAIAAGLYALRVPFIVVVPAAAVVAALIRLLT; from the coding sequence GTGACCACGTGGAACATCATCCTGCTGGCGTCGATCGCGGTCCTCACCCTCAAGGCGGTGGGCTGGCTGGTCCCGCCGAAGGCTCTCGACCACCCGACGGTCGCCCGCGCCAGCGACCTTCTGACGGCCGCACTCCTCGCCGCCCTGATCTGCGTGCAGACGTTCGGTGCAGGCCAGGCCCTCCAACTGGATGCGCGCCTCCCGGCCGTCGCCATCGCCGCCGGCCTCTACGCCCTCCGCGTGCCCTTCATCGTCGTCGTCCCCGCCGCTGCGGTCGTCGCCGCGCTCATCCGCCTGCTCACCTGA
- a CDS encoding AzlC family ABC transporter permease — protein sequence MSRERSQDERAAARSGWAVGIATAAYGVSFGALATASGLDVWQACVLSLLMFSGGSQFALIGVLASGGVAAGGSAIAGAALLGVRNSFYALRLSRIIGPGFWRRAAATQLTIDESTAVATAHQEPRAQRIGFWTTGLVVYIGWNLTTLAGALLGNLIGDVKAYGLDAAAAAAFLGLLWPRLKARQTQAVAVAAGFVATLLTPFLMPGLPVLAAAAVAILAGVLNVFGQRSDPPHPEAIPMEREVEP from the coding sequence GTGAGTCGGGAACGCAGCCAGGACGAGCGCGCCGCTGCGCGCTCCGGCTGGGCCGTCGGCATCGCCACGGCGGCGTACGGGGTCTCGTTCGGGGCACTGGCGACCGCATCCGGGCTCGACGTCTGGCAGGCGTGCGTGCTCAGTCTGCTGATGTTCAGCGGGGGCTCGCAGTTCGCGCTGATCGGCGTGCTCGCCTCCGGTGGCGTCGCGGCCGGCGGATCTGCTATCGCCGGGGCCGCACTGCTCGGCGTGCGCAACTCGTTCTACGCGCTGCGTCTCTCCCGCATCATCGGGCCGGGCTTCTGGCGGAGGGCGGCGGCGACGCAGCTGACCATCGACGAGTCCACCGCCGTCGCGACCGCGCACCAGGAACCGCGGGCACAGCGCATCGGCTTCTGGACCACCGGCCTCGTCGTCTACATCGGCTGGAACCTGACCACCCTCGCGGGCGCCCTGCTCGGCAACCTGATCGGCGACGTCAAGGCGTACGGGCTGGATGCTGCTGCGGCCGCCGCGTTCCTCGGCCTGCTCTGGCCGCGGCTCAAGGCCCGCCAGACGCAGGCCGTCGCCGTCGCGGCCGGGTTCGTCGCCACCCTGCTCACGCCCTTCCTGATGCCGGGTCTTCCCGTGCTGGCCGCCGCCGCGGTGGCCATCCTAGCCGGCGTCCTCAACGTGTTCGGGCAGCGCTCGGACCCACCGCATCCCGAGGCCATCCCGATGGAGAGGGAGGTGGAGCCGTGA
- a CDS encoding TetR/AcrR family transcriptional regulator, giving the protein METTTTPSRRTGGRSAAVIHSVRTAVEELVKERGQDRVTVPMIAERAGVNPTSIYRRWGDLPTLINDIATYRLDPERPLPASGSLRDDLTAWASELVAHYRKPVNAALLRGGAGAAGERTSDCLRNRREEATMFVGRAAEEGLTADDIVDGVVAPIVYRAIFQPWRLDDDTAGELVARLFRHAA; this is encoded by the coding sequence ATGGAAACAACGACCACACCGTCGAGGCGGACGGGCGGACGCAGCGCCGCGGTCATCCACAGCGTCAGGACGGCCGTGGAAGAGCTCGTCAAAGAGCGCGGCCAGGACCGCGTGACCGTTCCGATGATCGCCGAGCGCGCCGGCGTCAACCCCACGAGCATCTACCGCCGCTGGGGAGACCTGCCCACCCTCATCAACGACATCGCCACCTACCGGCTCGACCCGGAGCGCCCACTGCCCGCCAGCGGCAGCCTGCGCGACGACCTCACCGCCTGGGCGAGCGAACTGGTCGCCCACTACCGCAAGCCGGTGAACGCCGCCCTTCTCCGCGGCGGGGCGGGCGCTGCGGGCGAGCGCACCTCCGACTGCCTCCGCAACCGGCGCGAGGAGGCGACCATGTTCGTCGGACGCGCCGCCGAGGAAGGCCTCACGGCCGACGACATCGTGGACGGCGTCGTCGCGCCCATCGTCTACCGCGCCATCTTCCAGCCCTGGCGGCTCGACGACGACACGGCCGGCGAGCTCGTCGCCCGGCTCTTCCGCCACGCGGCCTGA
- a CDS encoding MFS transporter encodes MTTAEETRTIPVAAIPATRASRRGRGPMPAFVGTSLAFVAVALAVGAPSPLFVLYQHEWGFAPWLLTVAFAIYAITLLVTLLVAGSLSDHIGRRPVLIGALALQVVAMLMFLFAQDIGWIIAARSVQGVATGAAMSTFTAAIVELAPERHKKLGATIGSTAPVGGIALGAFFTGLAVQFVPQPTTLVFVSLVVLFVAGLLVVIGSRETVTRRPGAVNSLIPRLVVPRAARAEFVGAIPLFVATWMLAGLFIGLSPSILSGVFHLDSGLLNGAIVAVPPAVGATAGLLLTRAPARTTAIVSMGAIIVGIAVAAAGIGFAVLWLLFAGAVIAGAGFGAGFSSMLRMLAPLAPNNQRAELFAGIFLVSYIAYGVPALVAGELISVVGLLPTALGYTVAIALAAVIALVVQVGRARAVTPRR; translated from the coding sequence ATGACGACAGCCGAAGAGACGCGCACCATCCCGGTCGCAGCGATCCCCGCCACCCGCGCCTCCCGGCGCGGCCGGGGCCCCATGCCCGCCTTCGTCGGCACGTCCCTGGCGTTCGTCGCCGTGGCCCTCGCTGTCGGCGCCCCCAGCCCGCTCTTCGTGCTCTACCAGCACGAGTGGGGCTTCGCCCCGTGGCTGCTCACCGTCGCCTTCGCGATCTACGCGATCACCCTCCTCGTGACCCTGCTGGTCGCCGGCTCGCTCTCCGACCACATCGGCCGGCGACCCGTGCTGATCGGGGCGCTCGCGCTGCAGGTGGTCGCGATGCTGATGTTCCTGTTCGCGCAGGACATCGGCTGGATCATCGCGGCCCGCTCCGTGCAGGGCGTCGCGACCGGCGCGGCGATGAGCACCTTCACCGCCGCGATCGTCGAGCTGGCGCCCGAGCGCCACAAGAAGCTCGGCGCCACCATCGGCAGCACCGCCCCGGTCGGCGGCATCGCCCTCGGAGCGTTCTTCACCGGGCTCGCTGTGCAGTTCGTGCCGCAGCCGACCACGCTCGTCTTCGTCAGCCTCGTCGTGCTGTTCGTGGCCGGACTCCTCGTGGTGATCGGCTCCCGCGAGACGGTGACGCGGCGGCCGGGAGCGGTGAACTCGCTCATCCCGCGGCTCGTCGTGCCCCGGGCCGCCCGCGCGGAGTTCGTCGGCGCCATCCCGCTGTTCGTGGCCACGTGGATGCTCGCGGGGCTGTTCATCGGGCTCTCGCCGTCCATCCTGAGCGGCGTCTTCCACCTCGACAGCGGTCTGCTCAACGGCGCCATCGTGGCCGTGCCGCCCGCCGTCGGAGCGACGGCGGGGCTGCTGCTCACCCGGGCGCCCGCCCGCACCACGGCCATCGTCTCGATGGGCGCGATCATCGTCGGCATCGCAGTCGCCGCGGCCGGCATCGGGTTCGCGGTGCTCTGGCTGCTGTTCGCCGGAGCGGTGATCGCGGGCGCCGGGTTCGGCGCCGGGTTCTCCTCGATGCTCAGGATGCTCGCCCCGCTCGCCCCGAACAACCAGCGCGCAGAACTGTTCGCCGGGATCTTCCTGGTCAGCTACATCGCGTACGGCGTGCCAGCGCTCGTCGCCGGCGAGCTGATCAGCGTGGTCGGCCTGCTGCCGACAGCGCTCGGCTACACGGTGGCGATCGCGCTCGCCGCGGTGATCGCCCTGGTGGTTCAAGTCGGGCGGGCCCGCGCGGTCACTCCACGTCGATGA
- a CDS encoding NADPH:quinone reductase, with product MKAVTYSSTGSSDVLQYGEREESHAGPGEVRVRIRVSGVNPTDWKARRGSGDDQLPRPQVPNQDGAGTVDEVGDGVTGFAVGDRVWVWDAAYQRPDGTAQEFAVLPARQVVPLPDGASFDVGASLGIPALTAHRALTVHEGGPSELSPGALSGRTVLVAGGAGAVGHAAIQLAVWADATVIATVSSHEKAELARAAGAHHVVNYRDGDTAQAIGALAPRGVDIVVEVNATANAELDARIAAPNASIAIYADSPGEPAVTIPVRPSMGKNLRFQFVLTYTTTAESKDAAVRAVSAAVADGALPVGAEHGLPLTRFPLSETAAAHDAVEDGIVGKVLIDVE from the coding sequence ATGAAGGCTGTCACCTATAGCTCCACCGGATCATCGGACGTTCTGCAGTACGGCGAGCGCGAGGAGTCGCACGCCGGACCGGGCGAGGTGCGCGTGCGCATCCGGGTGTCGGGGGTGAACCCCACCGACTGGAAGGCGCGTCGCGGCAGTGGCGACGATCAGCTGCCGCGCCCGCAGGTGCCGAACCAGGATGGCGCGGGCACCGTGGACGAGGTCGGCGACGGCGTCACCGGGTTCGCCGTGGGCGACAGGGTCTGGGTCTGGGATGCGGCCTACCAGCGTCCCGACGGCACGGCGCAGGAGTTCGCGGTGCTTCCCGCGCGCCAGGTGGTTCCACTTCCGGATGGCGCGTCCTTCGATGTCGGCGCCTCCCTCGGGATCCCGGCACTCACCGCGCACCGGGCGCTCACCGTGCACGAGGGCGGCCCGTCGGAGCTCTCGCCCGGCGCGCTCAGCGGTCGTACGGTGCTGGTCGCCGGGGGTGCGGGAGCGGTCGGGCACGCGGCCATCCAGCTGGCCGTCTGGGCGGACGCCACGGTCATCGCCACCGTCAGCAGCCACGAGAAGGCCGAGCTGGCCAGGGCGGCCGGCGCGCACCACGTGGTCAACTACCGCGACGGGGACACCGCCCAGGCCATCGGAGCGCTCGCCCCGCGCGGCGTGGACATCGTGGTCGAGGTGAACGCCACCGCCAACGCCGAACTGGATGCGCGGATCGCCGCCCCGAACGCCTCCATCGCCATCTACGCCGACAGCCCCGGCGAGCCCGCCGTCACCATTCCGGTGCGCCCGAGCATGGGCAAGAACCTGCGCTTCCAGTTCGTCCTCACGTACACGACGACCGCGGAGTCGAAGGACGCCGCCGTGCGGGCCGTGTCCGCTGCCGTCGCCGACGGAGCGCTGCCGGTCGGCGCGGAGCACGGGCTGCCGCTGACGCGGTTCCCGCTCAGCGAGACGGCCGCTGCCCACGACGCCGTCGAGGACGGCATCGTGGGCAAGGTGCTCATCGACGTGGAGTGA